The following proteins are co-located in the Betta splendens chromosome 9, fBetSpl5.4, whole genome shotgun sequence genome:
- the klhdc10 gene encoding kelch domain-containing protein 10 isoform X1 yields MSVAEGPYSPDQLNKFERLTGRPPHGETLAGLRTPPARSGHRCVADNNNLYVFGGYNPDYDESGGSENEDYPLFRELWRYHFATGCWQQIRTEGYMPTELASMSAVLHGNNLLVFGGTGIPFGENNGNDVHVCNVKYKRWSLLNCRGKKPNRIYGQAMVIINGFLYVFGGTTGYIYSTDLHRLDLTTREWIHLKPNNPPDDLPEERYRHEIAHDGQRIYILGGGTSWTSYPLDKIHAYNLETNSWEEITTKPHDKIGYPAPRRCHSCVQIQNDVFICGGYNGELILADLWKISLHTFQWSKLPAVMPEPAYFHCAAVTPAGCMYIHGGVVNIHENKRTGSLFKIWLAVPSLLELCWEKLLRAFPHLTSLPTMQLLNLGFTQELIERLK; encoded by the exons ATGTCTGTCGCTGAAGGTCCTTATAGTCCAGACCAGCTGAATAAATTCGAGAGACTGACAGGCAGGCCGCCGCACGGTGAGACGCTAGCAG GTCTTCGCACTCCCCCTGCCCGCAGTGGACATCGCTGTGTCGCTGATAACAACAACCTCTACGTGTTTGGAGGCTACAACCCAGACTATGACGAGTCCGGAGGCTCCGAAAATGAAGATTACCCACTGTTCAGGGAGCTGTGGAGGTACCATTTTGCCACAGGCTGCTGGCAGCAGATTCGAACAGAGGGCTACATGCCTACAGAGTTGGCGTCTATGtcag CTGTTTTGCATGGCAACAACCTCCTGGTGTTTGGAGGCACTGGGATCCCATTTGGGGAAAATAACGGCAATGATGTCCATGTTTGTAATGTGAAGTATAAGAGATGGTCCCTGCTCAACTGTCGTGGGAAGAAGCCCAACAGAATCTATGGACAG GCAATGGTCATTATAAACGGATTCCTCTACGTGTTTGGAGGGACTACGGGATATATATACAGCACAGACCTACATAGATTGGACCTGACCACCAGGGAGTGGATCCATCTCAAGCCCAATAACCCTCCTGATGACCTGCCTGAGGAAAG GTACAGACATGAAATAGCACATGATGGACAAAGGATCTACATTCTGGGTGGAGGAACCTCATGGACATCTTATCCTCTGGATAAG aTACATGCGTACAATCTGGAGACAAATTCCTGGGAGGAAATTACAACTAAACCTCATGATAAAATAG GTTATCCTGCTCCTAGGAGGTGCCATAGCTGTGTTCAAATACAAAATG ATGTATTTATCTGTGGTGGCTACAATGGGGAATTGATATTAGCTGATTTGTGGAAGATCAGCCTACACACTTTCCAGTGGAGTAAACTCCCAGCAGTGATGCCTGAGCCGGCCTActtccactgtgctgctgtcaccCCA GCTGGCTGCATGTACATACATGGCGGGGTGGTGAACATTCATGAAAACAAGAGAACTGGCTCACTGTTTAAGATCTGGCTGGCCGTTCCCAGTCTGCTAGAGCTTTGTTGGGAGAAACTTCTCAGAGCCTTTCCTCACCTGACTTCTCTCCCAACCATGCAGCTGCTTAACTTGGGCTTCACACAGGAACTCATTGAACGCTTGAAATAA
- the cax1 gene encoding cation/H+ exchanger protein 1: MSQGRSSPPPGDAENLRKRSVDKAPDSCVDQEQGFPRRQSQPERLCVGSQHSEMGPAETPPPDASAHHFCHHTPKSSTAVSHRDNGTDAEHHHHQFPRRQSQPERLCVGAHHPEIGPAETPPPDAAAHHFCHNAAKCFLTVPHRGGHCTSVWSTSSRYGDDAWHEGTTKTTVRVDNEVEAHREANNYKFGFRKWKGNVTEKPIEEQSDIIKELHSDLSLVKPHEGSVVTFGNIVYVCLFGWWISLIYFLLCPVMYLTIFGAPYGKLCFRMSWYFIWPFGKIVEKAGGLVMKSANPSKYEVIPEAEDTDDCKETAPLMVSSPMHPSRVEIPVSELPSRKTSNHWCRISTYVWLLLGYPVLVLVHCLVCVLSWLLVFSVPVAKVNARTLVTVLLMAPEDVHIHRVEKTSGCKTRVILCCYQAFNWYYYKYAVHGINIFGLNLLPLVLASLVIGYTDSEHQYLSPEMKFATAITSIIPLSYYIGMGIASISAQSNFALGAVVNATFGSITELTFYITALLQGQRVGNKCYEELVKSALTGTLLGCILFVPGVCMVVGGIKHREQQFNSRSAGVSSALLFISIGGVFAPTLFSKTFGNFVCESCTNVSDNGTVPFICRGCHYDMSQSDPHLVLSHIEPLVYTISVLLPAAYLIGLIFTLKTHSHIYDIQISDEHGHHSHGHHVVHWSRWRALGVLIVATVLMACCADLSTTNIEPMLSNYSISQYFIGVTVLAMVPELPEIVNGIQFALQNNISLSLEVGSCIAVQVCMIQIPLLILFNIFFDVGFVLVFSDIHLWASIFSVILVNYIFMDGKCDYFQGTALVVVYLILLALYFFAPSPKSC; this comes from the exons ACAATGGCACTGATGCtgaacaccaccaccaccagtttCCACGGCGACAGTCTCAACCTGAGCGGCTCTGTGTTGGTGCCCATCATCCAGAGATAGGCCCAGCGGAGACACCGCCTCCAGATGCTGCAGCTCACCACTTTTGCCACAATGCAGCCAAATGTTTCCTCACGGTTCCTCACAGAG GAGGACATTGCACCTCAGTCTGGTCTACTTCGTCTCGGTACGGAGACGACGCTTGGCACGAAGGAACCACAAAGACCACAGTCAGAGTTGACAATGAAGTGGAGGCGCACAGGGAAGCCAACAACTACAAG TTTGGCTTCAGGAAGTGGAAGGGAAACGTTACAGAGAAGCCTATTGAAGAACAATCCGACATCATCAAAGAGCTGCACTCCGACCTTAGTCTTGTTAAGCCCCATGAAG GCTCAGTAGTAACCTTTGGGAACATAGTTTATGTCTGTTTATTTGGATGGTGGATATCTTTAATCTACTTCCTCCTGTGTCCTGTGATGTACCTGACGATCTTCGGCGCCCCCTATG GGAAACTTTGTTTCAGGATGTCATGGTACTTTATTTGGCCATTTGGGAAAATAGTAGAGAAG GCTGGTGGTCTAGTGATGAAATCTGCCAATCCTTCCAAATACGAGGTCATCCCTGAAGCTGAGGACACTGACGACTGCAAGGAGACTGCTCCCCTCATGGTGTCTTCTCCAATGCACCCCTCCCGTGTTGAGATTCCGGTCTCAGAGCTGCCATCTAGAAAAACCTCAAACCACTGG tGTCGCATCAGTACTTATGTTTGGCTGTTACTGGGTTACCCGGTTCTGGTCTTGGTCCACTGCCTGGTCTGTGTTCTGTCCTGGCTGCTGGTCTTCAGCGTCCCTGTAGCCAAGGTGAACGCTCGCACACTGGTCACCGTCCTCCTCATGGCCCCAGAAGACGTGCACATCCACAGAGTGGAGAAG ACATCTGGATGTAAGACCAGAGTCATCCTATGCTGTTACCAAGCATTTAACTGGTATTACTACAAATACGCTGTCCATGGAATCAACATTTTTGGCCTCA ACCTGCTTCCCTTGGTATTGGCCAGTCTGGTTATTGGTTATACTGACTCTGAGCACCAATACTTGAGTCCTGAGATGAAGTTTGCTACAGCCATCACTTCCATCATCCCTCTGTCCTACTATATTGGCATGGGAATAGCAAG CATTTCTGCACAGAGTAACTTTGCACTAGGAGCAGTGGTGAACGCGACGTTCGGCTCCATCACTGAGCTGACGTTCTACATCACGGCCCTGCTGCAGGGACAACGTGTCGGCAACAAATGCTACGAAGAACTTGTGAAGTCAGCACTCACTGGAACCTTGCTGGGGTGTATATTGTTCGTACCC GGTGTCTGTATGGTCGTTGGGGGGATCaaacacagggagcagcagTTTAACAGTCGTTCAGCTGGAGTAAGCTCAGCTTTGCTTTTCATATCCATAGGGG GTGTGTTTGCTCCCACCCTCTTCTCTAAGACCTTTGGTAATTTTGTGTGTGAAAGCTGCACCAATGTCTCGGACAACGGCACCGTACCCTTCATCTGCAGAGGCTGTCACTACGACATG AGTCAAAGTGACCCACATTTGGTTCTGTCCCACATTGA GCCTCTGGTGTACACaatctctgtgctgctgccggCTGCGTATTTGATTGGCCTCATCTTCACGCTGAAGACCCACTCGCACATTTACGATATCCAAATCAGCGACGAGCACGGCCACCACTCGCATGGTCACCACGTGGTCCACTGGTCCCGCTGGAGGGCACTTGGAGTGCTGATTGTTGCCACGGTGCTCATGGCCTGCTGCGCTGACCTCAGCACAACCAACATTGAACCCATGTTGAGCAACTACTCCATCTCACAG TATTTCATAGGCGTCACAGTGCTGGCTATGGTGCCAGAGCTTCCTGAGATTGTCAATGGGATCCAGTTTGCCCTGCAGAACAACATCAGCCTGAG CCTTGAAGTGGGCAGTTGCATTGCTGTGCAGGTCTGCATGATCCAGATTCCTTTGCTCATCCTCTTCAACATATTCTTT gatGTTGGATTTGTGCTTGTATTCAGTGATATTCACCTCTGGGCGAGTATTTTCAGCGTCATTTTGGTCAACTACATCTTCATGGATGGAAAATGTGACTATTTTCAGG GAACTGCTCTAGTGGTGGTGTACCTCATCCTTTTGGCCCTTTACTTCTTTGCTCCTTCTCCGAAGTCTTGTTGA
- the klhdc10 gene encoding kelch domain-containing protein 10 isoform X2, whose protein sequence is MSVAEGPYSPDQLNKFERLTGRPPHGLRTPPARSGHRCVADNNNLYVFGGYNPDYDESGGSENEDYPLFRELWRYHFATGCWQQIRTEGYMPTELASMSAVLHGNNLLVFGGTGIPFGENNGNDVHVCNVKYKRWSLLNCRGKKPNRIYGQAMVIINGFLYVFGGTTGYIYSTDLHRLDLTTREWIHLKPNNPPDDLPEERYRHEIAHDGQRIYILGGGTSWTSYPLDKIHAYNLETNSWEEITTKPHDKIGYPAPRRCHSCVQIQNDVFICGGYNGELILADLWKISLHTFQWSKLPAVMPEPAYFHCAAVTPAGCMYIHGGVVNIHENKRTGSLFKIWLAVPSLLELCWEKLLRAFPHLTSLPTMQLLNLGFTQELIERLK, encoded by the exons ATGTCTGTCGCTGAAGGTCCTTATAGTCCAGACCAGCTGAATAAATTCGAGAGACTGACAGGCAGGCCGCCGCACG GTCTTCGCACTCCCCCTGCCCGCAGTGGACATCGCTGTGTCGCTGATAACAACAACCTCTACGTGTTTGGAGGCTACAACCCAGACTATGACGAGTCCGGAGGCTCCGAAAATGAAGATTACCCACTGTTCAGGGAGCTGTGGAGGTACCATTTTGCCACAGGCTGCTGGCAGCAGATTCGAACAGAGGGCTACATGCCTACAGAGTTGGCGTCTATGtcag CTGTTTTGCATGGCAACAACCTCCTGGTGTTTGGAGGCACTGGGATCCCATTTGGGGAAAATAACGGCAATGATGTCCATGTTTGTAATGTGAAGTATAAGAGATGGTCCCTGCTCAACTGTCGTGGGAAGAAGCCCAACAGAATCTATGGACAG GCAATGGTCATTATAAACGGATTCCTCTACGTGTTTGGAGGGACTACGGGATATATATACAGCACAGACCTACATAGATTGGACCTGACCACCAGGGAGTGGATCCATCTCAAGCCCAATAACCCTCCTGATGACCTGCCTGAGGAAAG GTACAGACATGAAATAGCACATGATGGACAAAGGATCTACATTCTGGGTGGAGGAACCTCATGGACATCTTATCCTCTGGATAAG aTACATGCGTACAATCTGGAGACAAATTCCTGGGAGGAAATTACAACTAAACCTCATGATAAAATAG GTTATCCTGCTCCTAGGAGGTGCCATAGCTGTGTTCAAATACAAAATG ATGTATTTATCTGTGGTGGCTACAATGGGGAATTGATATTAGCTGATTTGTGGAAGATCAGCCTACACACTTTCCAGTGGAGTAAACTCCCAGCAGTGATGCCTGAGCCGGCCTActtccactgtgctgctgtcaccCCA GCTGGCTGCATGTACATACATGGCGGGGTGGTGAACATTCATGAAAACAAGAGAACTGGCTCACTGTTTAAGATCTGGCTGGCCGTTCCCAGTCTGCTAGAGCTTTGTTGGGAGAAACTTCTCAGAGCCTTTCCTCACCTGACTTCTCTCCCAACCATGCAGCTGCTTAACTTGGGCTTCACACAGGAACTCATTGAACGCTTGAAATAA
- the zc3hc1 gene encoding nuclear-interacting partner of ALK has protein sequence MATLGGSRGDRLGNSSNQKSSIASPEKVRELLNEGVSSTDVSVNSGQGDLNNLDVQNNTRAPCEATDKEDFFSRVESYSCLKWAGKPRALSPLMCARYGWINIGCDMLKCSSCQAFLCASLQPALDYVKYESRIAEISKQLQTQHEKFCPWPDFPCPERFWLVPACEPSALLAAFLERFQRTCLISQQLPAMKPEQLKSMSLTEDIISIILQLIEEEQKKGGTPVCSEPLAVQVAACIVSLCGWDASPVLHTMNLPILSCSYCKRKVGLWNFHQMEGMAGEGDAIPNTVGQSTQATAPASSATTEGQGDNSMSASPSPATTPCRMKLRSQDNTRSDQGEGTYSLVALRARSSPSDELLSPFTRGKRPATRSRGQGDTSGSDGAAGLQHPPKRLCLSAAGPDGLLHKNPFDPLAQHRDWCPWISMGKENADPGTIPFLDGGSGLHQQGWKAALDVLIAMKKNPNTVEGSTAQDPRDKSKRVFAIFRQWQVSSSSSQ, from the exons ATGGCGACTCTCGGCGGCAGTCGTGGGGATCGTCTCGGCAACTCAAGTAACCAAAAGTCTTCTATCGCTTCTCCGGAGAAAGTTCGTGAACTTCTTAATGAGGGGGTCTCGTCGACAGACGTCAGCGTAAACAG TGGACAAGGAGATCTGAACAATCTGGATGTGCAAAACAACACTCGAGCGCCTTGTGAGGCAACAGACAAAGAAGATTTTTTCTCTAGAGTGGAATCTTATTCA TGTTTGAAATGGGCAGGGAAGCCCCGGGCGCTGTCCCCTCTCATGTGTGCCAGATATGGCTGGATCAACATTGGCTGCGACATGCTCAAATGCTCCAGCTGCCAGGCTTTTCTTTGTGCATCATTACAGCCTGCTCTAGACTATGTGAAAT ATGAATCACGCATTGCAGAGATATCAAAGCAGCTTCAGACACAGCATGAGAAATTTTGTCCTTGGCCTGACTTTCCTTGCccag AGCGGTTTTGGTTGGTTCCTGCCTGTGAACCGTCAGCACTTCTCGCTGCCTTTTTAGAGCGTTTCCAGCGCACCTGTCTTATTTCACAGCAGCTGCCAGCCATGAAGCCAGAGCAGCTGAAATCTATG TCCTTGACTGAGGATATAATAAGTATTATACTGCAGCTGATTgaggaggaacaaaaaaaagggggaactCCTGTATGTTCTGAACCTTTGGCTGTGCAAGTGGCTGCATGcattgtgtctctctgtggctGGGATGCAAG CCCAGTTCTGCACACCATGAACCTGCCCATCCTCAGCTGTTCATACTGTAAGCGAAAAGTGGGCTTGTGGAACTTCCACCAGATGGAAGGAATGGCTGGCGAAGGAGATGCTATACCGAACACTGTAGGCCAGTCTACTCAAGCAACAGCTCCTGCCTCCTCAGCCACAACGGAAGGGCAGGGAGACAATTCtatgtctgcctcaccctccCCTGCTACAACTCCATGCCGCATGAAGCTAAGAAGTCAGGACAACACCCGTTCTGACCAG GGTGAAGGAACTTATTCTCTCGTAGCCTTGCGTGCTCGAAGCAGCCCCAGTGATGAGCTGCTGAGTCCTTTTACGAGGGGCAAGAGGCCTGCAACTCGCAGCAGAGGACAAGGAGACACCTCTGGGTCTGACGGGGCTGCCGGCCTGCAACACCCTCCCAAACGCCTGTGTCTCTCAGCAGCTGGTCCT GATGGGCTCCTGCACAAGAATCCATTTGACCCCCTTGCTCAGCATAGAGATTGGTGTCCGTGGATTTCTATGGGAAAAGAGAACGCAGACCCAGGGACGATTCCCTTTTTGGATGGAGGCTCAGGACTGCATCAGCAAGGCTGGAAGGCTGCTCTCGATGTACTCATCGCCATGAAAAAAAACCCCAATACAGTGGAAGGCAGCACTGCACAG gacCCTCGTGACAAGTCTAAAAGGGTGTTTGCTATATTTCGTCAGTGGCAGgtatcttcctcctcatctcagTAA